Within the Aptenodytes patagonicus unplaced genomic scaffold, bAptPat1.pri.cur scaffold_81, whole genome shotgun sequence genome, the region ACCACAGTCACTGGGCAACGATTATACTTCTTTGTAAAGAAGCTCAGCTTTATACCATCTAATAGGGTTGGTGCCATTTAATTTGCTGCCCTAAGCCATAATAGCTGCTTTTTCATAAATTAGAACAGAAGATGGATTAGTTAAAATCAATTTATTAGAGAACACAGGAAAGCATcagccaaaacaaagcaaactgctATAAGTATTTGTGCGGCGGTACCTTCTACTAAACAAATAGTCCTGAAGCATCcaaaaactgttctgtttttaaagaccTCTGAGTAAAACACAtctgaaagcagctctgcatttcAGCATCTTTGTATAGAGCAGCACATACATCTGTGCAGCACATACATCTGTGCATATGCACAGCTGACTTGGTGTGACTATGTAGTGCAGCATTATGACACCATTAGCCCTCTCTGCACCAACTGACAGGGCGAGCATTCTGGTTTGTTATTTTCGTGACTACCATCATTAGTGATTTCCTGTGGATTTCATCAAAGTTCTTCACCTTGTTTCTGAGCCCACATCATTCCCTCAGATGGTTAGTTTGTTTTCACAGCTCAGAGCTTTCCCTACTGAAGCCAGCTGCACTTAGGAATTGCTCTCTCTTACAGCTACAAGATGCCAGGAAATAGGGGTaacttttattgtatttatttgcttttttaaaaaagctatttttcattctATATGGACTACTAGGTCTATATAGACAAACTGCATTTGGAAGAACTGTTTTGTAACTCTAAAAATACATCAAGGTTTTCCAGTTCGAAATTAATGCCAATAGCATTTGTATATTTtgtatctgaaaatgaaaacataatataTTCATTTCTATTCACCAATCTAATGTTTGGAATATTTTCGTATCATCTAACTGGGTTACAAAGAAGGCAATGTCCTGGGAGACTTGACTGGTGCATTTGTCTGAGAAATTCCATAAGCATGTGATGCCATGattatttttcactgcttttgaCACTGATCTTGCATAGCAAATGCCCCCATTCAGGATTTGCAAGATCTGCAAGAAATGCTTGCAAAAAGAGGAACTAACATCTCTATGGACAAAatgtcaaaatgcttttcttttcctttttttttttttttttttttttttcagttcatggtctcctttcttccccccctGTAAGAGAACCGAAAGAGTTAGGAGTTCAGGTTTGGTTTGGATAAAATCCTGAAATGTGGATGTGTCTCTGAATTACCTCATCGTCTCGGTTTGAGCCCTTAGCTGAACTTTGTCCTAAAATCCACCTCcaacaaaacagtgaaaagttTAGTATAGGCTTAAAAAACACGGAATCAAAATTTACCTTGGTATAAatccactgaaaacaaaatatgtatttatattattaattacATGTAATTGACCTTTTGGAATTCACTTACCCCCCACTAGTTTAAAGAATGATCTCACAAATGCTTGCGCCTGCTGGGTGGGTACCTCATTCATATCATATAATCCTACTGTACCGACTCTCAAATAAAGTTATTTCCCTAAATAAGTGTTTAGGGCTAACCTGCACATTTTACTTATTAAAACTTTGTCTGTGAATACATCAGCCCACAGAAACAGAATCTCTTAAACCTGAATCACCAAGCGCAGTACTTCCACAGCCTGATAAGGGCTCAGTTCCAAACCCCACAGAGTTCAGCGGTAGATGAGTTGACCGGGATGAACAGCAGCTCAAGCCCACCAAACGCACGTGAGCACCAGGCACCTGCAGGCCCATCTGCTTCTTTGTGAACATCAGCCCCACCACCCTTTCCCTCTGGGCTGTAAGACCTACCTACGGGTTTCTGAATatgcagcagcccaggctgccaaaCACTGGAAATCTCAGACTGTATATTCTAACTGCTGGCTTACTGCTGCTGGTAAATCAGCCATAGCTCAGGCACAAAATTGCCTTATCTTAGGTGGATtcaaaacacaacaaaccacGCTTACTCCCCTCTCCCTACCATGGGCCTGCTAGTTGAAAGAGCTGAGCATCAAAACTATTTGAAATGGTGGAAGGTGCAGGAGTCCCCCTTCTTGAGAAAACAGGTGTGCATTAAATCCGCAGCATTTGACAGTGCATTTCTCCAGCGTTAATAACCAAGGTAATGACAGAGCACGCTGCCTCAGCTTCCGAGGGGCGATTTGGGCTGAAATGCTTATATGCTGTAGTGCCAGCACAACGAAAAGCTTTTGACGCTGCTGCCTCCAACGTCTATCCTTCGGGACTTCAATAGATGGCACTGTCACATCAACTGGGTTACAGGAAAGGAACAATGTACGGACTATATTTTTACAGATAATGTATGCTTTTCTTCAAataatctacttttttttctctaggtgATATCGGGTTACAtctatttatttgattttcagGGTAATAAACcaactatttaaaatgtataaaatagaACATCTGACAACTGAGCAATTTGTTGACATCTTTTCAATTTGGTAGTATGGAGTAGGACTaaacatgtttttcctttataaatccctgggaaaaaatgtttatcaCCTTTGGTTACTTTTTcaactttgtgtattattttttaaaatagttacaTAATTCCCTTTTCAGCTGTGAACCGCTCTGATTTCTGTTACACTTcaatagattcttttttttttctcttcttagtCTTCTTTATATCATGAGACATGGAACTTTCTGGGGTGGTTATGAGGGGGAGGGAGGTCTCCCCTCCAAATTTTGAAAGTAACACCTTTAAAAAATCCTGTTCAATCTCTCTACACATCTGGTCCAGCACTTACTTTTTTATCTGTTTCCCATGTAGGTGAGATCAACACTGTCTTAAGCTGACTTTAGACTTGCCAAACACATCATCTGTCAAAGAATTGTAGCCCGTGGTGGGACCACAATCCCTTAGGGGAAAACAGTGTTAGCTAGTCCTGAATCAAGCTTATATTCTTGGCAAATTTATCCTGTAgctattgtgtttattttttctgctaaattGTATGAGAACCCTGGCACATCGGCCAGAAATTTTGTCCAGCATCTGGATTATATAGTCAACCACAGGAAATCTGATGGAGGGGCAACAgatttttgttctgctgtgtcGTCCTGTTGGGATCACTGTCATCTTGGTAGGTGGATTTAGACTAATTTCCCATGACTTGATCTCTGCTGACATGCCGGGGCTTTTGCCTAAGAATCTGTAAACCATGCTGATTTTTCTTGGTAATCAAATCATTGCCCATTTCTCCCTATTCACCAGTGACTTGGCTTTGCATTTGGAACAATTTCCTAACAAAGCAACGCGTGGACTtttgtgagggggaaaaaaatggcattgaTTTAAATTAACTCTTTGCTTCCCCATGTATGCAAAATTTGGACACAGCCACTTTCTGAGTATCAGCTAAAAGGATGTTGAATCTGCACTAAAACTATCACCACCAGAGATCCCATCTGTATGCTGGGCAGCAGATCCACCAGCTTTTCTAGGAAATCTGTGGAATCTGGGTCAAGAATCTGCAAATTAGCAAATTGCTCCATTTCTCTATTACCCTCGCAAACACTTTGAATACTTGCAAAGCTGTAGTTTCCAGCCTGTGGCTTTCCGGTACGAGGCTGACGAGCAGCAAGATCATGACtcctgctcgctcgctccctccctccctctctcctttctttctttctttcattttttttctttcaatttgttTTAGCATTAAGTCTGAACTTTAAGAATGATGTAAAAATTGGAGACTTTAAATGGAATATCTGCAATGCAGAATAGTCAGATGTTTTCTACAACACCGCAGAGCAAGGATAGTTATGTCAAATGACCTAAAGAAGGGCTTGTGTGCTCAGAAGCTTCTATCTTTGGTTTAATCATTTTAATTGGTCTACTGCAGAATATCACCTCGCCACAAGTTTTGCTTCATAGTTAATAGTATAATTGCAGAATTTAAAATGCCTGAAGACAGGATTGTCATTTTAGCAAGTATTGTCATTTTAGGCCTAAAAAAGATCATAACAAGAGCTtataaaacaataaattaaaCCACTTTGCAATTCTATAGGTCTTTGCCATTCAAGACCCTTCACGAATACTCATTTCAACCTGGTCATCGGTCACGAGCGATGGCCAAGGCCCGTTCTCAGCGGGAGCCTAAAGCCGCTCTGCAGAGCCCTCATTCAAGCGAGCTTGAGCTGGAGTGCAGCCTGGAGCTACCCGTCTATGTTCGAAGGCACTGAGATCACAGGCAGCCCCTGAGCCTCCATTCATTTCAAACCCGTCCCTAGAAACACAAAACGAGTTTTCAGGGGAAACCGCAGGCTACAGCGTTTCTCACGGCGACAATCACGAGCCCCTGCGAGCCTCCTCTTTCAAGAGCGCGgcccggggggagggggcggcggcgggcccggcgctGGCCACAGGCAGCCCTCCTGGCACTGCTGACGTGGTGCCAGGGACGAGGCTCATTTCGGAGGGGAGACGAGCTGGGAGACGCTGGCGGAGCTGCGGCTGCAACAGCCAGCGCCCGCTTCTGCGGCAGCCTCCcgccctgcctccctccagcgCTGCCCCTTCTCCGCCTCCTCCGCCGGCACCGGCCCTGGCTCCCCCCTTTCCACCCCCGGGCCTCGGAAAGGCGGAGGGAAGGGGACCTGCGGGGAGAGCCGCCCGGCcgtgaggggagaggagagggatggcaggggcgggcgggggcgagGGGGCGGCAGCCGCTTCCCGCCTGCTTGGGGCACTGTGCCTCTCCGCCGTCGCCTGCTTCCACCTGGTGCACGGGAGGGAAACCGGAGCAGACTGGACCCTGGAGAAGGTGGGTCACGTTTGCGTTTCTCAGGCTCTTCTTGCCTCTCCACTTGGTGGCGCGGGGGTAGCACCATCCCGGGAGGCAGGGGTCAGCAGCTGGGCGATGGTACATGCATCCGCGCGGCGTGCCggtccccgcccgcccgccgggaaACCTCTCACATCCACCCCGATGGGATCCTGCCTTGGGCGCGAATATGAATTTCAGCTGTGGGTCACCCCCCCACGCTCAGCGCGGGAGCTGCGGGGCCGGTCCCGTCTGCGGGAGCGCAGGTGAGGGCGGGTAACATGGCTTCCCTCTCACCCCGAGCTAATGGCTGCAGAGAACAAGTCATCTTCACACATTTGAAATGTTAGCGATGCATTTCACGCCGCCTGGGAACGGGCAGCTAGAGCAATAAGCTTTGTGAATTTAAGAGGAAACCCAAACAGGACAAGAGGGATCAAAATCCGAAATTATATTCCATGTAACATTCTATTATACTCCAATTTTCAATACGATTATGGTGATTCAGAGGACAGCGTCTTAGTTTGAGGAAACAAATAGCTCTTCCAGCAGTGATGCACATTTACCTACAAAAAACAAGTAGGGATGGTGTTGATAGCTACTGCATAATTGGTTTGAAAGgatataatattttaatatgttgtAAAGCCATACTATAttgtttttaattcaaaatggtatgtgaactattaaaAAAGCAGCCTTGAGACTGTTTAATGAAACCCAATTTCTCTGTGTAACAACTCTTAGTGGCCGATTATGAAACACTAACAGTTTCCTCGTGAAGAACCAAACCACGTGGAACAAGGGAGGGCACACAACTGCAACTTTCATTCAATTAAAGGGTTCGGGaatttccaaatggaaaataTACTTTTAGGGACCATCCCCAAGTTTGTAGGAAGAGCTGAACTCAAAGTTCAGCCAGAACTCCACTAATCCAGTGCACCGTTCTCTTCACCAATAGATCAGAGTCCAGGGCAAACTGGCAAAATGAAGCTGCCGTCATACATTTCCACTCGCTTCCCCTTAGTCATGCCATTTCTCCTTCATTTTATTCACTCCCCATTCAAATaagtgttggtttggtttttttaaacaaacaaaaaagaaactttgtCATTCTGTTCTATTAATTGTAtcttactatatatatatatatatatatgacatcTATCTCATGTATAGACTACCGATCTGTAACATAATACATCTATAATATGCATAATACcggtatatgtacatatataagaATATGTGAGGCTAAATCTTTAGTCATACTAGTCAACGTACAAGCGTGTAGCCccagtgctctttttttttagccCTCTTGAGCCACACCAATACACTCTTTACCTCGTTCCATTCCAGCTAGTCAATCTACTTGCCAATGATGTAAGTAGTATCATCTAACCACAGAACCATAGCATCTGAATGCCTCTGCCCCTGCAGACACTAACCAAGAAccacttcctcttcctcatcaaaTTCTTGTCCCTTGACAACTTTTGTTCCTCCTCCCTAAAGGGATGTGTGAGCCAGAAGTTGAAAGTCTTACAGCGTACCaaccttcccctccttctctcaTTGAGGAGGAGGAATCAGGTCCTACACTTAAGAGTTCTTAGAAGCTAACTTCCGTTGACACCGAGATGAAATATGCCAAAATCAGCAAGGTAAGAGTAGGCTACTTGTAGAAGTTGAAGTCTTGCAGTTTTATGCAGCTTAGTACAAAAAGTTTAGTGGTAGTCCTGTCATAAATACATTGTTCTGCCTCCCTGCTGTGGTGGAAACAGAGATTGACCAACACTGTAAGGAACGAGCCACCTACAGATCTCATTCtgcttctcttttatttcatgACCACTTTTGTAATTCCTTTCACTTCCCAAATTTGAAGATATCTCTATTATTAGAAATGGGAATTTATTCCTCTCTTCTGAAGTGTTTTCATCCATTTGTacttcaataataataatgtttcttTGCAAAGTGATTCAATGAGCACAATTACCAGGCATGCTCTACATTAGAAGCGAGACGATTCCACGTTCTAATTGAGCCCTTCACTTGTTCAACTGAAGGCATATTTTTCTGAACTTCCTTAATTAAATTGTCCTCCTACACTCTTCTGAAGCGTGTAGCTTTGGACTTTCTCCTCTTACAGCTTGTTCCTCCTAAACAGAACAGCTCCCTGACAACATCTTCTCTTGTCTGTACCTTTTCTACATTGGTGTAAATTCCACCATATTAAATGTTTAGTCTTTCAAAAGACAGTTTATGCATCTTCTACAATACAATTTCCAAATTTGTAAAAGTTCTTCTTCATATCAGATGAAATGCGATTTTTCTTTAACCCGTGTCTAAATTTGCTAGCATTAAAAATGTTAACTGCACATCCTAAAATTTGGTGTCCTTATAGTCTTAAAATTCAGCTTTAAACTTAAACACTATATTAAAATTGGCATCGTAGGATTCAGTGTCTTTGTGTCTCCCCTCTACTTAATTTCACTGAGTAAACTGAAGTGGAATTAGAGGAAAGGCCCACACAGATAAACAGCTAGGAAAAGAGAGAAGGGTAGAATTAAATGCTTACAGCGAAGTCTAGAAAATATTTGTGCTTGTGCCTGCTTTGCTCAGCACACACATAAATGAAGTAGAAAAGGCGGCAAATAGTGAGGCTTTTTTAACAATATTTGTCAGTCTGGGTAATTAAGATAACGGGTCATTATACAGGACTGCAGAAGATCTCAAGGTCAGTACACTTTCTGGCCAGGTAATGAGTTTCAGCAGTCATTTCAGACAAATGTGAAATGACGCACATGAGTGAGTGGGAAAGGAGGGggaatgattattttttgttaacaTATACAATGATGGAGTTAGAGTAAATACATCTATGAAAATGTCAGTTTGATGCAGCAGCAGCCCAAAAGCAAGTCAGTGTTAAACggttttaagaaaggaaaagaataaaatagaaaataccaTTATCCTATACCAGAAGCTATGGTGCAGTCATGTTCCagtttccctccctttcctcatcTCAAAAAGAATGAGGTAGATAGGGTACACAGAAGGACAGCAAGTCTGATCAATCACGTAAGGCAGTTCTGATCAAAGAACAAATAAACAGACCAGGATTTTTCagtgggagaaagagaggagTAGAGGGAAGCCTCTATGATAGAAGTAAGGAACGGATATGATAGGAGCATCCTATGATAGTGCCTAAAATAGAAATCTATTAAAACAGGAGTGGCTCGGGAAGTTCCTGAGGAGACAATTGCTAGAGACTGGGTAGGTTCAAATCAGGTGCCCAAAGCGGCATTTGAGATGTCCTTGGGGATCCCACCTGGCATCCAGCTACCACTCCAGAAGAGCACAAGGCCCTGGCACATTTTGACATCCATTTGCCATCCCCATAAGGATGTCTCAAGTATTCTAGGTCACCTGAAATAGCTCTAAAGGTCTGTGCTTAGGCAACAGAAAAGAAGCCACTTGGGAGGTAGCTAGCATTACTAGCTGTTGTCGCAGGAGACAAGCTGACAATTCTGAGGTTAACCCACGTGTCACGAAGCTGATGTATACTCCAGCTAGCCCCAAGTGAGCTGCACTATGCTCTGTAGTCACACCAATACCATCGCTGTGGGCAGAGGCCACAATGACACAGCTTCACTCTTTCTGGGACTGAGCTAGCTTAGGCATTTCTTTGCAGTACTGCACCTCATAATGTAGACACAGCATAAAGCTAAATATAATTACTACTAAAAACAAAGCTCCTGGTGTTTGTCTCAATGGAAACCTCATTTGAAGGTGGCATAGTTGCAGACGACTGTATGTATGTAGAATTAAGATATTACAAAAGAGAGAACCCAGTCACAGGTTGAGTTTTTACAGCTAGTAGGTAAAAATTTCTCCCATGTTTTTAATACCAGTATATTTTGCGTGGAAATCAAAGATATGGAAGCCACAGAACTTAAACATGTCAATAACTTTTGAGAGAAAAGCGTTTcttaagattattttttgttgtcaGTAAATCAAAATAGCACAATATCTCACATTTACTGTAATTCTGAAGAAAACTATGGTTAAAAAGGTCTAGAAATAGCTATAgcagtctttccctttttctcctttctacagTATTCTCACCAACCAAGAATTTTACATTCTGACGCTATTCAAAAAGTTGCAGCAAACACAGATGTTTCTGAAATGTGGGAGAATGATTTGCGCCCTATCCTGATAGAAAGATACTCAGGATCACCAGGAAATTATGTCGTACGACAGGTAAGGCAACATTTCCTGAAAACCTCTAAGAACATCTATTATTTATATTCTGGTAGTACCTTTAGTGACCACTAAAGGGATGGACACCTTCCTTTCATTCGGTAAGATGACCTCTTATCATTGTTCAAGTCTAGACTGCATAGAGCCTACATGACAGCTTGCATTTTAGCTGACATTATTTCCCAGGGCTGCacagcacaatgaaaaaaaaaaaatcaaagttaaaaagaattatttttaaatttatgttgtAAATTAAAAAGCTCACCTCAGGTTTGGTACCCAAAGTACAACACAACAGTTGTCCTTTCCCTCACATGCGCAGGCTTTTGGTCACTGGTTCAAACCCCCTGGGACCCTACACAGGGATGAAATAAATGACACCCCCCTGCCCTTTTTCTGGAGAGCTCCTGTGCTGTTACACTCCCCTGTAGCGTTGCCTCAGATGGGTGTATCAACATGAAAAGGGATCAGAGGGGCTCAAACGGGCAGGTAGATGAAACGGTCAACATGGCAAAGTGCAGCACTGGTCCAAGTACCACGCTAGCTCCGCTGGCCCAAGCACAGCAGCGTGTTAATGCTGGGCTAATATATCCCGATTGCACCTGGCCCCAAGCCAGCAAGAGCTCCAGCACATTGTATTTGAGCTGCAAGGAGTTACCACACGACTGGGTTGCTGCCCTGTCGGCACCTCTGCTCTGCACTCACAGCGTGGGCATCTTCAGGACTGTGTGCCATGCTGGGTCTTGATTACATTAGCCAAGCGGAAGACTAAAACAGTGGTACGGCTGAGTTTACTAGAACACATTCACAACATCTCACTACCCTTCATCTACCCTTCAGGCAGTGACTCAACAGCTCCCAAGACAGCCCTAACTACAGTAAGTTTATTTGCCACTCTGCAATTGGTAGACtggaaaaatgcagcttttttgtgctttgtgtgtgtgtgtctacgtGCGCATGTCTCTATAGATTTAGTTTTGTGGTTTCTTTGGTGATACCCTGGAAGGCAGccaaatgaaaggggaaaaagtaagaaaaccaaaaaaacagctgAGCCTAGGCTAGAAAACCACAAATCATGTTCAAAATAGGATCATCCTGTTACAAGGTACTAAAGTAGACCcccaccaaaggaaaaaaagaagagtcctCCATTGTCAAAGCACAGTGGAGTTTGAAATGGATGACATTTCTTTGTTAAGACACAGAAAATGCATCAGACTCCTTTAAGGGAGAAGGCTAGTGCCAGTCACAGATAGTGCACGCTGAGAACTCCATCCAGGTTTATATATTACTCTTAATCCATAACAGGCATCCTTTGCTCAGCCTACAGATAGTGGATAGACCATACAATGCCATAAAAGCTTTCGGACCACAAACAAAATGGAAGGTTGTTCTAGCACTAAAATTAACGGCAgtattcccactgacttcactaAGAGCAGGACAAGTCTTCAaagtctattttcttttttccccttagaggCTTTTCCTAATGTTTATTTAAAGAGAGAGGAATCTGCCTTGAAGAAGCACTCTAGGGACCCATAAAAAGAAGTTGCTCAACAGAGATGGCCCTCTAATAAGAGTTAGCCAGAACTCTGTACTAAGTATAACTGGGGTTGTTAGAGGTACTCTCTTTAGGTAGGAAGTTACCTAAAATGAATGATCTCTTTTACAGGTTTACTATGCTCATTTTTATCTTTACATGAGCTACATTtaccagattttatttttaaaagattattctGACGTGTAattctttctttaatttaaagGAATCAGACTGTCTCGTACAGCCTTGTAAACAACTTACGCCACTTGACAGGCAGATTTCTcatagaagttaaaaaaaccaaacagctttttttttatactgctgtGGCATCTATGCGTGGTAATTGTCAAAGTAGCCACAACAAGTTCTCTGCAGCCAGTTTTGACATTTAATTTAATGACACAACTGAGTTTAGATTTGAAGAGGTAAACATTAAATCTGTCCTGGTTATACCTGAAAAAACAATGGCCTGGAAACTTCAGAGATCAAGATCTTAATGTGTCATATGAATGGGCAATCCTTCAAAGCACCCTCAGACTCCAAAGACAAGAGGGAGAAATGAAAAGCAAGTGAGCCAGTCAGAGGCTAAGGTAGCAAAGATGTTGCTTACTTTATACAGTGACATTACattttttgctgtaaaatttatcttttaaaaataccatgaACTTACAGAAATGACAGATTGCCTGCAACATCTTTCTGAAGCAAGCAATATTAATccggtatttttttttttttaattgcagcacATCAAGCGCCGTCTTCAAAGATTACAGGCTGGTTGGGAAATTGAAGAagatacatttcagaaatacacaCCATATGGATatcaaacattttcaaatattatcaGCACTCTCGACCCCTCTGCAAAACGCTATCTAGTACTTGCTTGCCACTACGACTCAAAATTCTTCAGACAACAATGGCAGGAGAGAGTGTTTGTAGGAGCAACTGATTCAGCTGTGCCTTGTGCTATGATATTGGAGCTGGCACGTGCCCTGGATAACAAGCTTCAGTTAATCAAGGTAGTTtgcttgtttcattttaatttgtttttgcaaTAGCAATAGGCCTTAGGGCACTTCCATGTTCTCTCCCACAGCCTGCGTGCCTGATTCTGTGATCGCTGTGCCTATAgtaaaactcccattgacttcaagaagaacagaacagagatcTGTATCTACTACTTTAGAGTACATTATCACATTAAAACTTCTTATGCAAAGGGTGGCTATCTAAAAATTATCTAATAAATACAtactatataaaaataacaatttatacATGAATAATATGTGTTTCATAGAAAGTAGGAT harbors:
- the QPCT gene encoding glutaminyl-peptide cyclotransferase, whose protein sequence is MAGAGGGEGAAAASRLLGALCLSAVACFHLVHGRETGADWTLEKYSHQPRILHSDAIQKVAANTDVSEMWENDLRPILIERYSGSPGNYVVRQHIKRRLQRLQAGWEIEEDTFQKYTPYGYQTFSNIISTLDPSAKRYLVLACHYDSKFFRQQWQERVFVGATDSAVPCAMILELARALDNKLQLIKTSSTSRPDLSLQLIFFDGEEAFVRWSPSDSLYGSQHLAQKMLSTPHPPGSTTTNQLQGIDLLVLLDLIGAPNPVFPNYFPNTIRWFQRLQAIEQELHNMNLLKNHLVERQYFQTTLHRGLVEDDHVPFLLRGVPVLHLIPSPFPAVWHTMEDTEENLDKTTVDNLSKILQVFVLEYLNL